One Ostrea edulis chromosome 2, xbOstEdul1.1, whole genome shotgun sequence genomic region harbors:
- the LOC125680650 gene encoding cytochrome P450 2C8-like isoform X1 — protein sequence MWVTIAIALLFVSLIWSLTGRRKGLPPGPTCYPIIGNVGLFKPSEAVQGHRRLRKIYGDFYSMMIFHKPMIIVHGYQNIRELLGKHGDMFSERPKGFASEVITKGKGLIWSSGPLWKEQRTFALTTMRKFGFGRRCMESQIIEEVDCLMNELKKYKNKAFDIQTPLNTSVSNVICSLLYGKRFDYDDYKFKRLISILNKLFSTGNASSPANIFPSLRHIPCFSLDSVIENVRSLKGFVKEMIEEHKRNFDEDNINDYIDTYLLEQKQRSNEVDTTFTDEQLNYSVQDFFAAGTETTSTTLRWALLYLIHHQDWQKGLQNDIDDVIGQGQPKMEHKDKLPRVEAFILEVQRLGNLVPINLPHAPKEDFTYNGHLFPKGAIVFCVLDSVMMDPDIFPEPSEFKPERFLDPSGKCSGEQKDSMVPFATGRRACLGESLAKMELFLFLTRFLQTFDVKPENPNCLPSLDSTLGITNMPLPFNVVLNKR from the exons ATGTGGGTAACTATTGCCATTGCACTTTTATTTGTTTCCCTGATTTGGAGTCTGACTGGACGACGCAAGGGGCTTCCCCCCGGTCCGACATGTTACCCCATCATTGGAAATGTCGGCCTATTCAAACCGTCAGAAGCCGTGCAAGGACACAGGAGACTGAGGAAGATTTACGGAGATTTTTATTCTATGATGATCTTCCACAAACCTATGATAATCGTCCATGGATATCAAAACATTCGAGAACTTCTGGGTAAACATGGTGATATGTTTTCTGAGCGACCAAAGGGTTTTGCGTCTGAAGTCATAACAAAGGGAAAAG GTCTTATCTGGTCGTCCGGTCCACTGTGGAAAGAACAGAGAACATTCGCGCTGACAACGATGCGTAAATTTGGATTCGGGAGACGCTGCATGGAAAGTCAGATCATTGAAGAAGTAGACTGTCtaatgaatgaattaaaaaaatataaaaacaaagctTTTGACATTCAGACGCCTCTGAACACTTCGGTGTCAAATGTTATTTGTTCACTTTTGTATGGTAAAAGGTTTGATTATGATGATTACAAATTCAAACGTTTGATTTCTATCTTGAACAAACTGTTCTCCACCGGCAATGCATCTTCGCCAGCAAACATTTTCCCGTCGTTGCGCCATATTCCATGCTTTAGCCTTGACTCAGTAATAGAAAATGTGCGTTCTTTAAAGGGTTTCGTAAAGGAAATGATCGAGGAACACAAGCGAAATTTTGACGAGGACAACATCAATGATTACATCGATACTTATCTTTTGGAACAAAAACAAAGATCAAATGAAGTCGACACTACATTCACAG ATGAACAGCTAAACTACAGTGTGCAAGACTTCTTCGCCGCGGGAACTGAAACGACGTCCACTACACTGAGGTGGGCGCTCCTGTACCTAATTCATCATCAGGACTGGCAGAAGGGGCTCCAGAACGACATTGATGACGTCATCGGTCAGGGACAACCTAAAATGGAACACAAGGACAAATTACCAAGAGTAGAAGCATTCATTCTGGAAGTTCAACGCTTGGGAAATCTGGTTCCCATTAATTTGCCGCATGCACCCAAAGAAGATTTTACATACAACGGACATCTTTTCCCCAAAGGTGCCATcgtattttgtgttttagattCTGTGATGATGGATCCTGACATCTTTCCTGAACCTTCCGAATTCAAACCAGAAAGGTTTTTGGACCCAAGCGGGAAATGTTCTGGGGAACAAAAAGATAGTATGGTTCCCTTCGCAACAG GACGCAGGGCGTGCCTTGGAGAGTCGCTGGCCAAAATGGAGCTGTTCCTTTTTTTGACCAGGTTTCTACAAACGTTTGACGTCAAACCGGAGAATCCCAACTGCCTGCCTTCTCTGGATTCTACGCTGGGGATTACCAACATGCCGCTCCCCTTCAATGTAGTACTAAACAAACGTTAA
- the LOC125680650 gene encoding cytochrome P450 2U1-like isoform X3: protein MWVTIAIALLFVSLIWSLTGRRKGLPPGPTCYPIIGNVGLFKPSEAVQGHRRLRKIYGDFYSMMIFHKPMIIVHGYQNIRELLGKHGDMFSERPKGFASEVITKGKGLIWSSGPLWKEQRTFALTTMRKFGFGRRCMESQIIEEGFVKEMIEEHKRNFDEDNINDYIDTYLLEQKQRSNEVDTTFTDEQLNYSVQDFFAAGTETTSTTLRWALLYLIHHQDWQKGLQNDIDDVIGQGQPKMEHKDKLPRVEAFILEVQRLGNLVPINLPHAPKEDFTYNGHLFPKGAIVFCVLDSVMMDPDIFPEPSEFKPERFLDPSGKCSGEQKDSMVPFATGRRACLGESLAKMELFLFLTRFLQTFDVKPENPNCLPSLDSTLGITNMPLPFNVVLNKR, encoded by the exons ATGTGGGTAACTATTGCCATTGCACTTTTATTTGTTTCCCTGATTTGGAGTCTGACTGGACGACGCAAGGGGCTTCCCCCCGGTCCGACATGTTACCCCATCATTGGAAATGTCGGCCTATTCAAACCGTCAGAAGCCGTGCAAGGACACAGGAGACTGAGGAAGATTTACGGAGATTTTTATTCTATGATGATCTTCCACAAACCTATGATAATCGTCCATGGATATCAAAACATTCGAGAACTTCTGGGTAAACATGGTGATATGTTTTCTGAGCGACCAAAGGGTTTTGCGTCTGAAGTCATAACAAAGGGAAAAG GTCTTATCTGGTCGTCCGGTCCACTGTGGAAAGAACAGAGAACATTCGCGCTGACAACGATGCGTAAATTTGGATTCGGGAGACGCTGCATGGAAAGTCAGATCATTGAAGAA GGTTTCGTAAAGGAAATGATCGAGGAACACAAGCGAAATTTTGACGAGGACAACATCAATGATTACATCGATACTTATCTTTTGGAACAAAAACAAAGATCAAATGAAGTCGACACTACATTCACAG ATGAACAGCTAAACTACAGTGTGCAAGACTTCTTCGCCGCGGGAACTGAAACGACGTCCACTACACTGAGGTGGGCGCTCCTGTACCTAATTCATCATCAGGACTGGCAGAAGGGGCTCCAGAACGACATTGATGACGTCATCGGTCAGGGACAACCTAAAATGGAACACAAGGACAAATTACCAAGAGTAGAAGCATTCATTCTGGAAGTTCAACGCTTGGGAAATCTGGTTCCCATTAATTTGCCGCATGCACCCAAAGAAGATTTTACATACAACGGACATCTTTTCCCCAAAGGTGCCATcgtattttgtgttttagattCTGTGATGATGGATCCTGACATCTTTCCTGAACCTTCCGAATTCAAACCAGAAAGGTTTTTGGACCCAAGCGGGAAATGTTCTGGGGAACAAAAAGATAGTATGGTTCCCTTCGCAACAG GACGCAGGGCGTGCCTTGGAGAGTCGCTGGCCAAAATGGAGCTGTTCCTTTTTTTGACCAGGTTTCTACAAACGTTTGACGTCAAACCGGAGAATCCCAACTGCCTGCCTTCTCTGGATTCTACGCTGGGGATTACCAACATGCCGCTCCCCTTCAATGTAGTACTAAACAAACGTTAA
- the LOC125680650 gene encoding cytochrome P450 2C8-like isoform X2 has protein sequence MWVTIAIALLFVSLIWSLTGRRKGLPPGPTCYPIIGNVGLFKPSEAVQGHRRLRKIYGDFYSMMIFHKPMIIVHGYQNIRELLGKHGDMFSERPKGFASEVITKGKGLIWSSGPLWKEQRTFALTTMRKFGFGRRCMESQIIEEVDCLMNELKKYKNKAFDIQTPLNTSVSNVICSLLYGKRFDYDDYKFKRLISILNKLFSTGNASSPANIFPSLRHIPCFSLDSVIENVRSLKGFVKEMIEEHKRNFDEDNINDYIDTYLLEQKQRSNEVDTTFTGNAEISTFTGNAEISTFTGNAEICTFTGNAEISTFTGNAEICTFTGNAEISTFTGNAEISTFTGNAEISTFTGNAEICTFTGNVSLINMVDYSIHWERISRTNGSHRPCNIYFISLLCRCAILCDLIAWRENRNFSGISC, from the exons ATGTGGGTAACTATTGCCATTGCACTTTTATTTGTTTCCCTGATTTGGAGTCTGACTGGACGACGCAAGGGGCTTCCCCCCGGTCCGACATGTTACCCCATCATTGGAAATGTCGGCCTATTCAAACCGTCAGAAGCCGTGCAAGGACACAGGAGACTGAGGAAGATTTACGGAGATTTTTATTCTATGATGATCTTCCACAAACCTATGATAATCGTCCATGGATATCAAAACATTCGAGAACTTCTGGGTAAACATGGTGATATGTTTTCTGAGCGACCAAAGGGTTTTGCGTCTGAAGTCATAACAAAGGGAAAAG GTCTTATCTGGTCGTCCGGTCCACTGTGGAAAGAACAGAGAACATTCGCGCTGACAACGATGCGTAAATTTGGATTCGGGAGACGCTGCATGGAAAGTCAGATCATTGAAGAAGTAGACTGTCtaatgaatgaattaaaaaaatataaaaacaaagctTTTGACATTCAGACGCCTCTGAACACTTCGGTGTCAAATGTTATTTGTTCACTTTTGTATGGTAAAAGGTTTGATTATGATGATTACAAATTCAAACGTTTGATTTCTATCTTGAACAAACTGTTCTCCACCGGCAATGCATCTTCGCCAGCAAACATTTTCCCGTCGTTGCGCCATATTCCATGCTTTAGCCTTGACTCAGTAATAGAAAATGTGCGTTCTTTAAAGGGTTTCGTAAAGGAAATGATCGAGGAACACAAGCGAAATTTTGACGAGGACAACATCAATGATTACATCGATACTTATCTTTTGGAACAAAAACAAAGATCAAATGAAGTCGACACTACATTCACAG GTAATGCAGAGATATCTACATTCACAGGTAATGCAGAGATATCTACATTCACAGGTAATGCAGAGATATGTACATTCACAGGTAATGCAGAGATATCTACATTCACAGGTAATGCAGAGATATGTACATTCACAGGTAATGCAGAGATATCTACATTCACAGGTAATGCAGAGATATCTACATTCACAGGTAATGCAGAGATATCTACATTCACAGGTAATGCAGAGATATGTACATTTACAGGTAATGTTAGCTTGATCAATATGGTAGACTACAGTATCCACTGGGAGAGGATTTCCAGAACAAATGGTTCTCATAGACCatgcaatatatatttcatcagTCTGTTATGTCGATGTGCAATATTGTGCGATTTGATTGCATGGAGAGAAAATCGCAACTTCTCGGGCATTTCCTGCTAG